The Aethina tumida isolate Nest 87 chromosome 6, icAetTumi1.1, whole genome shotgun sequence nucleotide sequence CAAAAGACCCATGTAATTAACAGCAACCTAACACGGTGATCTGACCGGGAATACTCAAACTAAAGACAAAATGGGTAGGATACGATGGTGCACCCGAACGTCAAGAATCGTAGCACTTTGCAGTGCTGCGAATTTCATAAACAGTGCCGACCGTCTAATAATGCCTATTGCCATCGTTCCGATGGCAGATACTTTTAACTGGACGTTGCACGACCAAGGCTGGATTCATTCCGCGTTTGCTGTCGGGTATTTTACTAGTCAAATCATCGGTAATACGTCCATGTTGGGTGTTTTTGTGTTTGTTAACTCCAGTGTTAATTGTAGGTAGTTTTTGGGCCACGAAACTGGGGGTGAAAAACGTATTAATTTGCAGTGTTTTACTGTGGAGCATTGCAACTTTCATAACTCCATTGCTGGCCCACAGTATTAATGCTCTGGTGTTCTGTAGGATTGTCTTAGGGTTTGCTGAAGGCTTAGGTTTGttgcttttttaataattaatgtaacacagtgttaaatttaatgtattttaggCTTACCCACAATTTTCCAACTGTTTGCCCACAGCATACCAGTGGAAGAACGTTCTCGAGCCTTTTCTTACCTCCTAGCCTTTGGATCTGCAGGACAAACAGTCGCGTCAGTTCTCTGTCCTCACCTCCACTGGCAGTCCTGTTTCTACTGGTTTGGTTCATTCGGTTTTATCTGGGTGGTGCTTTGGTACTGTTTTTACCCCACTGATGTGTACACTGATGAAACAATTCCCTTGCACATGCCTAAGGTTATAAGCCACACGATACGCTGGCCTGATTTCGTTTTAAACAAACCCTTGTGGGCGATTTACGCCGCCCATTTCGCCATGAATTGGTCCTCGTATATTATAATGCAGTGGTTGCCCACATATCTGAGCAAGTATCTGGGGGCCAACGCCCATAGTTTGAGCCTCACAGCCCTGCCGTACATTGTCAATTCGATATTCGGCGTTGTGTGCGGGCACGTGGCTGACGGACTGCTCATGCGTAAGAGCTGGAGCGTGCTGAACGTTCGCAGGCTGATGACGTGTATCGGACTGGTCGGCCCCGCCCTCTTCCTGGCCATATTCTGCGTCGTCGACCATCTGGCGTTCGCCCTGATTCTCGTGTCGATATCTATGGGTCTGTCGGCCGGTAATTCGGCAGGGCATCTCAGCAATCACGTGGACGTCGCTCCGAATCACGCCGGCACGACGTTTGCCATAAGTAACACCATTGCGACGATCCCCGGAATCCTATGTGGGCCCGTTACTGCCAGTTTGGTGCACTATAGTAATGGGAAGTGGCTGTCGGTGTTCCTGGGGGCTACTGTAGTCAATCTAACGGGCGCCTTCATTTATTTCACCAATAGCGTCGCCACGCAGGTTCTGTgactgtatataaattatatgaagtttgtatattttttgtagatacGAGATgttctaataaatatgtttatttattttctatttgtagAGATTTTCTGTACCAAACTGTTCCTCTGCtgcaaaaattacaattttcaatttactttaataaaattttgggaagaatagtaaaaatattaaataattgattttttaaaactagtaGTTTCTACCTCTTTCAGTTTTTCagcaaaaaattcaattttcaacatatttagGATAAAATAAAGAGTTAATTTGTAACACGAGTATCTTTAAATAAAGACTATGGTGAtagattcatttaatttattggtgataaataattgtacaacGTAGACAATTGATTAAACTTGTAATTGGCACTAAAAACAtgtaacttataaaataacacTATCACAATTGATGCACGAAATTCgtgcaatataattaaattttatcctacTACACCTTAACACAATTAGATAACTAACGCTCCTTTTTTCAGTCTCTTACGAAAACAACTATATTCGGCTCCATCATCGATTTCTACAACCCCATGTTAAAGTAAacgactaaaataattaaaataattgttttaaacttaattataatgaacTAAAAAAATCGGATGACGAAGCCGAACGTATTAAAAGTCGaccttaaaaaatacatagaaAAAACGGCTATGTACAAATCGCTTAGAAAATACCCTATTTACATAAACCACGAACATTTGAGCCACTTTATATAGCACTTGTgcgtttctttattttttgtttgcgtGGATAAACAAGTGCAAAGGTAATGTTTTTCATTAGGAACAAACGTACAGCACCAGAAATGCGTGTGTCGTGGTCTTTCAGTCCGGCGTTTCGATCGAGACTATCGGCAGCACCGGTCGCAGGTGGTCGTTGCGTTTCGCGTGGTATTTGTCTTGTTTCTCAACTTGTTCGAGTTCGACGCCGTTCTGTCGACGCTCCGAGTGGTAGGCGATGTTGGCGTACTCCTGTAACAGCGGGCAGACGCCCAGGATGAAGGAGCAGAAGTCCTTGCGCATCCCGAACCACCCTGAAACGAATGTTGGTCACTTAATGCGTCACAAAAAATTCAACTTTcaagataatttaatgaaattttgggATGAAATAGacaaattaatgaagaattaatttttgaaaactggAAGTTTCTATCTCATACAGATTTTTGTCAGGTTGCCTGATAAAGTAGAcctatacatttaataaattttcttacattTGTTTCCGCCTTTGGCACTGAATGACATCAAAATAAGGGTGACAAAAGACAGGAATAGAGGACTAACGACCGCTGTGAATGACATCCTGATGTCGTCGTCCAGTTTATTGGCCAACAACACTTGAAAAATCAAGATCGGAATCACAAGGAACGTATAACCGATCGCCGACTGTAAACTGCTCCGCCGCTGCTGTGCGTTCACTTCTGGCGTCCTAAATAATATCGCGGCGAagattattgtatataaaacacCCACctacaaacaataaatgatttattaataattcattaagggtaaattaacaaaacttaCCAGTGATAGACACATGACAATCCAAAGAGGCACAAATACAACCTCCCATGACCAACTGATGAAACCATCAAGTCGTAGggccaaaaatataaattgcagGACGTTAACAGCACAGAACAGTTCTAGTTCAAAGGACCTGTCATGTTTTACAGCCCATATACAAACAGCAATGCTcacaattgatataaaaatcaagGGTATGAACACGAGCGTCCAAAGATGACGTGACGACTCTAGTTTGTCGCAAACCAGCAGTTCAAACATCAGCAATATCAGGTGGAGTGCCAATGAAATCAGCATTGATTTATAATGTATGTAAGCTTCACCCTCAAGTCTAAAATACAATACACTCTTAAAATAACAGTTGCGTTGATTAACACCAATAAATATTACCTGAAGTGTGGATATCGCCACCAAACATAACTTCCTACAGTCGCCCCAGTTATAACCAACACCTTCCACACCCAAATTGGGGTGAAAACGGTCCAGTACGACCATGTCACGTAATTGTCCAGTCGCAACGCGAACAAGGCGGtgaatattaacaaacatGTGTGCACAACAAATTTACTGTAACAAAGAAACAATTGAggttatgataattaaaaaaaaatattagagaaTTCATAGTTGGGGGTAAAAGCTGAGGTTGTTTTTGAAGTAGAGAAATTTACCTGGGGTTAAAATCCTGGAATAAGGTTTGAAGATTCATtttgaaatgattatttacaaacaGTTTTTGACGGGGTCCATCTTGAAGTGCTGCCAACCGTTGCACTGACGTTTAGatttcattgtttaaaaaattgttgtaaagattatacaatttgttttatattaaaaaccgTTCActcaagtaaaataaataaaaaacagaataaaaaacatgaatCCGTGCAGGTGGTTAATAATTTACGAGATTAAGTGTGTCCaactttaaacattaaattctcTATATCTgtcagatttaataaattaaactgataCGTGTAAATATTATTCGAAATCCGCCATACGTATGCATTTCACATACGGACGCGACAACTCTGACAAGAATACCCATGACATAATTCACGAGTCGGTCGTACAACAACCACCTGCTTCACCATGGACGAGACCGTGATGCTTCTGCTACTCGTGTTCGTTATGCTCTTCGGTTCCTTCCTGGCCGGTTCCATTCCCTTGTTCTTGAGCTTCTCCGAGGTACAAACACTCATTGGTTATTATTGTTGTCGTCattgcatttatatttttttataggatAAGTTGAAGAAGATCACTGTGTTCGGTGCTGGTTTGTTGGTGGGCACTGCGTTGGCAGTTATAATTCCGGAGGGCGTGAGGCCCCTTTTGACCGAAACGGCACAGGCCCACAATGAATCTGCCACGGCGGAACACACCGATCCGTTTTCAGTTATTGGACTCAGTTTGGTGCTCGGGTTTGTTTTCATGTTGTGCATTGATCAGgtaaatttatatagataatattttaatttcattttgattttttgaattctCAAATCTTGTTGTTTAATGTTTGATAAGACTATTA carries:
- the LOC109602978 gene encoding uncharacterized protein LOC109602978 — protein: MGRIRWCTRTSRIVALCSAANFINSADRLIMPIAIVPMADTFNWTLHDQGWIHSAFAVGYFTSQIIGSFWATKLGVKNVLICSVLLWSIATFITPLLAHSINALVFCRIVLGFAEGLGLPTIFQLFAHSIPVEERSRAFSYLLAFGSAGQTVASVLCPHLHWQSCFYWFGSFGFIWVVLWYCFYPTDVYTDETIPLHMPKVISHTIRWPDFVLNKPLWAIYAAHFAMNWSSYIIMQWLPTYLSKYLGANAHSLSLTALPYIVNSIFGVVCGHVADGLLMRKSWSVLNVRRLMTCIGLVGPALFLAIFCVVDHLAFALILVSISMGLSAGNSAGHLSNHVDVAPNHAGTTFAISNTIATIPGILCGPVTASLVHYSNGKWLSVFLGATVVNLTGAFIYFTNSVATQVL
- the LOC109602982 gene encoding transmembrane protein 185B; amino-acid sequence: MNLQTLFQDFNPSKFVVHTCLLIFTALFALRLDNYVTWSYWTVFTPIWVWKVLVITGATVGSYVWWRYPHFRLEGEAYIHYKSMLISLALHLILLMFELLVCDKLESSRHLWTLVFIPLIFISIVSIAVCIWAVKHDRSFELELFCAVNVLQFIFLALRLDGFISWSWEVVFVPLWIVMCLSLVGVLYTIIFAAILFRTPEVNAQQRRSSLQSAIGYTFLVIPILIFQVLLANKLDDDIRMSFTAVVSPLFLSFVTLILMSFSAKGGNKWWFGMRKDFCSFILGVCPLLQEYANIAYHSERRQNGVELEQVEKQDKYHAKRNDHLRPVLPIVSIETPD